Proteins co-encoded in one Oreochromis aureus strain Israel breed Guangdong linkage group 3, ZZ_aureus, whole genome shotgun sequence genomic window:
- the LOC116324810 gene encoding histone H2B 1/2 yields the protein MPEPAKSAPKKGSKKAVTKTAGKGGKKKRKTRKESYAIYVYKVLKQVHPDTGISSKAMSIMNSFVNDIFERIAAEASRLAHYNKRSTITSREIQTAVRLLLPGELAKHAVSEGTKAVTKYTSSK from the coding sequence ATGCCTGAACCTGCCAAGTCCGCGCCCAAGAAGGGCTCCAAGAAAGCCGTGACCAAGACCGCCGGCAAGGGCggcaagaagaagagaaagaccAGGAAGGAGAGCTACGCCATCTACGTGTACAAGGTACTGAAGCAGGTCCACCCCGACACCGGGATCTCCTCCAAGGCCATGAGCATCATGAACTCGTTTGTCAACGACATCTTCGAGCGCATCGCTGCCGAGGCATCTCGCCTGGCCCACTACAACAAACGCTCCACCATCACCTCCAGGGAGATCCAGACCGCAGTGCGCCTGCTCCTCCCCGGTGAGCTGGCCAAGCACGCCGTGTCTGAGGGCACCAAGGCCGTCACCAAGTACACGAGCTCCAAATAA